One stretch of Prinia subflava isolate CZ2003 ecotype Zambia chromosome 19, Cam_Psub_1.2, whole genome shotgun sequence DNA includes these proteins:
- the LOC134560255 gene encoding acyl-CoA dehydrogenase family member 11-like isoform X1: MLSIKGINRTVGQEKQASMKEKQGLEDLEMHLARRETETLFQEQPETGNPYLEDTLLRSYLKTHLPPKVLEEVHRDLERFGNRLLTQIQPLSWECELNPPVFQQYDAWGRRVDHIHTCSAWRRMKEISAEEGLIAEAYEKRYSNWSRLYQAVKLYLFSSSSGGFSCPLAMTDGAAKVIESLGIPGSLKNAFDHLTSRDPKKFWTSGQWMTERRGGSDVANGTETVARKQPDGTYRLYGFKWFTSAADSDVTLTLARIADAEGQCTQGSRGLSLFFLRVRDEEGKLNSIQVQRLKDKLGTRQMATAELWLQGARAELISAEGRGVAAISNMLNITRIHNVIGAVASMRRMVSLSRDYARKRVAFGKLLKDHPLHMQTIARMEVQVRGAFLLLMEIVRLLGLAETNLASEQEQLLLRLLIPVAKLYTGKQASAVAVEAMESFGGQGYMEDTGLPVILRDTLVLSIWEGTTNILSLDVLRSLAKSQGQVMPVFLSTVQKKLELASATEELSPAVQRTREAIGSLRQFMAATGSEQALTMELAARDFSYSLARIYTGALLMEHAARPDASSTDVCAALRWCSQELCPVAVESGRGSYGRGAALQDSALVFGSSRL, encoded by the exons ATGCTGAGTATTAAAGGAATCAACAGGACCGTGGGGCAGGAGAAACAGGCCAgcatgaaggaaaaacaagggTTAGAAGATCTGGAAATGCACCTTGCAAGGAGAGAAACGGAGACCCTCTTCCAAGAGCAGCCTGAGACTGGGAACCCCTACTTGGAAGACACTTTGCTTCGGAGTTACTTGAAAACACACCTTCCTCCCAAG GTCCTGGAGGAGGTGCATCGGGACCTGGAGAGGTTTGGAAACCGCCTGCTGACCCAGATCCAACCTCTGAGCTGGGAATGTGAGCTGAACCCCCCCGTGTTCCAGCAGTACGATGCCTGGGGGCGGCGTGTGGATCACATCCACACCTGCTCGGCGtggaggaggatgaaggagaTTTCAGCAGAAGAAGGGCTGATTGCTGAGGCCTATGAGAAAAGATACTCCAACTGGAG ccGCCTGTACCAGGCTGTCAAACTGTACTTGTTCTCAAGCTCCTCTGGAGGTTTCAGCTGTCCACTGGCCATGACTGATGGGGCAGCTAAAGTCATTGAG TCACTGGGTATTCCTGGATCTCTGAAAAACGCTTTTGACCATCTGACATCCCGTGACCCCAAGAAGTTCTGGACCTCTGGCCAGTGGATGACCGAGCGAAGGGGTGGCTCAGATGTTG CAAACGGCACCGAGACTGTGGCCAGGAAGCAGCCGGATGGCACCTACCGTCTGTATGGATTTAAGTGGTTCACATCAGCAGCTGATTCTGATGTGACGTTAACCCTGGCCAGGATAGCAGATGCTGAAGGACAG tgcaCCCAGGGCTCCAGAGGCCTGTCCCTGTTCTTCCTGAGGGTTCGGGATGAGGAGGGGAAGCTGAACAGCATCCAGGTGCAAAGGCTGAAGGACAAGCTGGGCACAAGGCAGATGgcaacagcagagctgtggctgcaaggagccagagcagagctg ATCTCTGCAGAGGGCCGTGGGGTGGCCGCCATCTCCAACATGCTGAACATCACTCGGATTCACAACGTCATTGGTGCAGTGGCTTCCATGAGAAG GATGGTCAGCCTGAGCAGGGACTATGCCCGCAAGCGCGTGGCCTTCGGGAAGCTCCTCAAGGACCATCCCCTGCACATGCAGACCATAGCCCGGATGGAG GTGCAGGTGAGAGGGGCATTTCTGCTGCTTATGGAGATCGTTCGCCTGCTGGGCCTGGCTGAAACCAACCTGGCgagtgagcaggagcagctgctgctgaggctgctcatCCCCGTGGCCAAACTGTACACAGGGAAGCAG GCTTCTGCCGTGGCTGTCGAGGCGATGGAGAGTTTTGGGGGCCAAGGTTACATGGAGGACACAGGCTTGCCAGTCATACTCCGGGATACTCTG GTGCTGTCCATATGGGAGGGAACAACAAATATCCTGTCCTTGGATGTGCTGCGGTCCCTCGCCAAGAGCCAGGGGCAGGTGATGCCTGTGTTCCTGTCCACCGTGCAG AAAAAGCTGGAGCTGGCTTCAGCCACTGAGGAACTGTCCCCGGCTGTGCAGAGGACACGGGAAGCCATCGGGAGCCTCCGACAGTTCATGGCAGCCACTGGTTCAGAGCAGGCACTGACCatggagctggcagccagggactTCTCCTACAGCCTGGCACGGATCTACACAG GAGCTCTTTTAATGGAACATGCGGCTCGGCCTGACGCTTCCTCCACAGACGTCTGTGCTGCCCTGAG GTggtgcagccaggagctgtgtccGGTGGCCGTGGAGTCGGGAAGGGGCAGCTacgggcgcggggcggcgctCCAGGACAGCGCCCTGGTGTTCGGGAGCAGCCGGCTCTGA
- the LOC134560255 gene encoding acyl-CoA dehydrogenase family member 11-like isoform X2 has translation MKEKQGLEDLEMHLARRETETLFQEQPETGNPYLEDTLLRSYLKTHLPPKVLEEVHRDLERFGNRLLTQIQPLSWECELNPPVFQQYDAWGRRVDHIHTCSAWRRMKEISAEEGLIAEAYEKRYSNWSRLYQAVKLYLFSSSSGGFSCPLAMTDGAAKVIESLGIPGSLKNAFDHLTSRDPKKFWTSGQWMTERRGGSDVANGTETVARKQPDGTYRLYGFKWFTSAADSDVTLTLARIADAEGQCTQGSRGLSLFFLRVRDEEGKLNSIQVQRLKDKLGTRQMATAELWLQGARAELISAEGRGVAAISNMLNITRIHNVIGAVASMRRMVSLSRDYARKRVAFGKLLKDHPLHMQTIARMEVQVRGAFLLLMEIVRLLGLAETNLASEQEQLLLRLLIPVAKLYTGKQASAVAVEAMESFGGQGYMEDTGLPVILRDTLVLSIWEGTTNILSLDVLRSLAKSQGQVMPVFLSTVQKKLELASATEELSPAVQRTREAIGSLRQFMAATGSEQALTMELAARDFSYSLARIYTGALLMEHAARPDASSTDVCAALRWCSQELCPVAVESGRGSYGRGAALQDSALVFGSSRL, from the exons atgaaggaaaaacaagggTTAGAAGATCTGGAAATGCACCTTGCAAGGAGAGAAACGGAGACCCTCTTCCAAGAGCAGCCTGAGACTGGGAACCCCTACTTGGAAGACACTTTGCTTCGGAGTTACTTGAAAACACACCTTCCTCCCAAG GTCCTGGAGGAGGTGCATCGGGACCTGGAGAGGTTTGGAAACCGCCTGCTGACCCAGATCCAACCTCTGAGCTGGGAATGTGAGCTGAACCCCCCCGTGTTCCAGCAGTACGATGCCTGGGGGCGGCGTGTGGATCACATCCACACCTGCTCGGCGtggaggaggatgaaggagaTTTCAGCAGAAGAAGGGCTGATTGCTGAGGCCTATGAGAAAAGATACTCCAACTGGAG ccGCCTGTACCAGGCTGTCAAACTGTACTTGTTCTCAAGCTCCTCTGGAGGTTTCAGCTGTCCACTGGCCATGACTGATGGGGCAGCTAAAGTCATTGAG TCACTGGGTATTCCTGGATCTCTGAAAAACGCTTTTGACCATCTGACATCCCGTGACCCCAAGAAGTTCTGGACCTCTGGCCAGTGGATGACCGAGCGAAGGGGTGGCTCAGATGTTG CAAACGGCACCGAGACTGTGGCCAGGAAGCAGCCGGATGGCACCTACCGTCTGTATGGATTTAAGTGGTTCACATCAGCAGCTGATTCTGATGTGACGTTAACCCTGGCCAGGATAGCAGATGCTGAAGGACAG tgcaCCCAGGGCTCCAGAGGCCTGTCCCTGTTCTTCCTGAGGGTTCGGGATGAGGAGGGGAAGCTGAACAGCATCCAGGTGCAAAGGCTGAAGGACAAGCTGGGCACAAGGCAGATGgcaacagcagagctgtggctgcaaggagccagagcagagctg ATCTCTGCAGAGGGCCGTGGGGTGGCCGCCATCTCCAACATGCTGAACATCACTCGGATTCACAACGTCATTGGTGCAGTGGCTTCCATGAGAAG GATGGTCAGCCTGAGCAGGGACTATGCCCGCAAGCGCGTGGCCTTCGGGAAGCTCCTCAAGGACCATCCCCTGCACATGCAGACCATAGCCCGGATGGAG GTGCAGGTGAGAGGGGCATTTCTGCTGCTTATGGAGATCGTTCGCCTGCTGGGCCTGGCTGAAACCAACCTGGCgagtgagcaggagcagctgctgctgaggctgctcatCCCCGTGGCCAAACTGTACACAGGGAAGCAG GCTTCTGCCGTGGCTGTCGAGGCGATGGAGAGTTTTGGGGGCCAAGGTTACATGGAGGACACAGGCTTGCCAGTCATACTCCGGGATACTCTG GTGCTGTCCATATGGGAGGGAACAACAAATATCCTGTCCTTGGATGTGCTGCGGTCCCTCGCCAAGAGCCAGGGGCAGGTGATGCCTGTGTTCCTGTCCACCGTGCAG AAAAAGCTGGAGCTGGCTTCAGCCACTGAGGAACTGTCCCCGGCTGTGCAGAGGACACGGGAAGCCATCGGGAGCCTCCGACAGTTCATGGCAGCCACTGGTTCAGAGCAGGCACTGACCatggagctggcagccagggactTCTCCTACAGCCTGGCACGGATCTACACAG GAGCTCTTTTAATGGAACATGCGGCTCGGCCTGACGCTTCCTCCACAGACGTCTGTGCTGCCCTGAG GTggtgcagccaggagctgtgtccGGTGGCCGTGGAGTCGGGAAGGGGCAGCTacgggcgcggggcggcgctCCAGGACAGCGCCCTGGTGTTCGGGAGCAGCCGGCTCTGA